A genomic region of Halomonas aestuarii contains the following coding sequences:
- a CDS encoding adenosine deaminase encodes MRDFLRRLPKAELHLHIEGSLEPELMFSLAERNGIALPYASVEEVRQAYDFTDLQSFLDLYYQGMSVLRTADDFHDLAMDYFRRASAEGVVHVEMHFDPQAHLARGVELPVVMEGLSLARRRAQRELGMSTALIMAFLRDRPAEEAMEVMERAAPYWEMLDAVGLDSAEQGNPPAKFVEVFERARELGIPRVAHAGEEGPPAYIREALDLLDVCRIDHGVRCLEDPALVARLRDEGVVLTVCPLSNVRLRVVDRMADHPLPQLLEAGLRLTLNSDDPAYFGGGMLANFEACHEAFGWSREIFIQLAGTAIESAFMSDERRLALHRELARVP; translated from the coding sequence ATGCGTGACTTCCTCAGGCGCCTGCCCAAGGCCGAACTCCATCTGCATATCGAGGGCTCGCTGGAGCCCGAGCTGATGTTCTCCCTGGCCGAGCGCAACGGGATCGCCTTGCCCTACGCCTCGGTGGAGGAAGTCCGGCAGGCCTACGACTTCACCGACCTGCAGTCCTTCCTCGACCTCTATTACCAGGGCATGAGCGTGCTGCGCACCGCCGACGACTTCCATGACCTGGCCATGGACTACTTCCGCCGGGCCAGCGCCGAGGGCGTGGTGCACGTCGAGATGCACTTCGACCCCCAGGCCCATCTGGCCCGCGGCGTCGAGCTGCCGGTGGTGATGGAAGGCCTCTCCCTGGCACGCCGTCGGGCGCAGCGCGAACTGGGCATGTCCACGGCGCTGATCATGGCCTTCCTGCGCGACCGCCCGGCAGAGGAGGCCATGGAGGTGATGGAGCGCGCGGCCCCCTACTGGGAGATGCTCGATGCCGTGGGTCTGGACAGCGCCGAGCAGGGCAACCCCCCCGCGAAGTTCGTCGAGGTGTTCGAGCGGGCGCGGGAGCTCGGGATTCCCCGGGTCGCCCACGCCGGGGAGGAGGGGCCCCCCGCGTACATCCGCGAGGCACTGGACCTGCTGGACGTCTGCCGCATCGACCATGGCGTGCGCTGCCTGGAGGACCCGGCCCTGGTGGCCCGCCTGCGCGACGAGGGCGTGGTGCTCACCGTCTGCCCGCTCTCCAACGTGCGCCTGCGGGTAGTCGATCGCATGGCCGACCACCCGCTGCCGCAGTTGCTCGAGGCCGGACTGCGCCTGACCCTCAATTCCGATGACCCGGCCTACTTCGGCGGGGGCATGCTGGCCAACTTCGAGGCGTGCCACGAGGCCTTCGGCTGGTCGAGGGAGATCTTCATCCAGCTGGCCGGCACGGCCATCGAGTCGGCCTTCATGAGCGACGAGCGCCGCCTGGCGCTGCACCGCGAGCTGGCCCGGGTGCCCTGA
- the cydC gene encoding thiol reductant ABC exporter subunit CydC, whose translation MRDPHDASLLATLRPWWQLLDRRRGRLLAGAGLLLLTVASGIGLLALSGWFITATGLTGLALAAGLSVGLDVYVPGGGIRFFAVTRTVSRYVERLYNHDTVLRQLADLRSRMFGVLAGLDARTLSRRRASEWLDRLTADIDTLDSLYLRLLAPAGIALLAILALAGLLALWLPRAGLAVGLLLGLAWLWLTLGQARRGMAASRRQVDGLEALRGRLLEHLRGLAELEAYGTLAAHRERLATIERRLQADQWRLARVSALGSALAGLAVGATWLAVLVLGALAWEAGTLSGPVMVLMPLAVMALNEALAALPMAFTRLGATRAAAERLNALEAGRRPAAGKGSEEESEGAGEVISEEGPRGPLSVALTDVDLHYPGALQPALSSLCLSLPAGQRMALCGASGAGKSSVAQLLTRQLLASAGQVRLGGVPVASLDEAALRRRVACLTQQVELFDDSLAANLRLGDPEASEARLWRVLSMVALADWADALPEGLDTRVGEGGRRVSGGQARRLGLARLLLREPDLVILDEPFAGLDAATAARLSTRLDAWLAGRTVLYLVHQLGEAVDPPAIDRCLTLRDGRLCTDGQDVSG comes from the coding sequence ATGCGTGATCCCCACGACGCTTCGCTGCTGGCCACGCTGCGCCCCTGGTGGCAACTGCTCGATCGGCGGCGCGGACGGCTGCTGGCGGGGGCGGGCCTGCTGCTGCTGACGGTGGCGTCCGGCATCGGCCTGCTGGCGCTGTCCGGCTGGTTCATCACCGCCACGGGGCTGACCGGCCTGGCGCTGGCCGCCGGGCTCTCGGTCGGCCTGGACGTCTATGTCCCCGGCGGCGGCATCCGGTTCTTCGCCGTCACGCGGACCGTGTCGCGCTATGTCGAGCGCCTCTACAACCACGATACCGTGCTGCGCCAGCTCGCCGACCTGCGCAGCCGGATGTTCGGCGTCCTGGCCGGCCTCGATGCCAGGACGCTGTCGCGGCGGCGAGCCAGCGAGTGGCTCGATCGCCTCACCGCCGACATCGACACCCTCGACAGCCTCTATCTGCGCCTGCTGGCCCCGGCCGGCATCGCGCTGCTGGCGATCCTGGCGCTGGCCGGCCTGCTCGCCCTCTGGCTGCCGCGTGCCGGTCTCGCCGTGGGCCTGCTGCTCGGCCTCGCCTGGCTGTGGCTGACCCTCGGCCAGGCCCGGCGCGGCATGGCCGCCAGCCGTCGCCAGGTCGACGGGCTCGAGGCGCTGCGCGGCCGGCTGCTCGAGCATCTCCGGGGGCTCGCGGAGCTGGAGGCCTACGGTACCCTGGCGGCCCATCGCGAGCGGCTGGCGACGATCGAGCGTCGCCTCCAGGCCGACCAGTGGCGGCTGGCCCGTGTCTCGGCGCTGGGGTCGGCCCTCGCCGGTCTGGCCGTGGGCGCCACCTGGCTGGCGGTGCTCGTGCTGGGGGCCCTGGCCTGGGAGGCAGGGACGCTGTCCGGCCCGGTCATGGTGCTGATGCCCCTGGCGGTGATGGCCCTGAACGAGGCGCTGGCCGCGCTGCCCATGGCCTTCACCCGGCTGGGCGCCACGCGGGCCGCCGCCGAGCGCCTCAACGCCCTGGAGGCCGGCCGTCGTCCTGCCGCCGGCAAGGGGAGCGAGGAAGAGAGCGAGGGGGCGGGCGAGGTGATAAGCGAAGAAGGACCGCGCGGCCCCCTGTCCGTGGCACTCACCGACGTCGACCTGCACTATCCCGGGGCCCTGCAGCCGGCGCTGTCATCGCTCTGCCTATCGCTGCCGGCGGGCCAGCGCATGGCGCTGTGCGGCGCCTCCGGCGCCGGCAAGTCGAGCGTGGCACAGCTGTTGACCCGCCAGCTCCTGGCCAGCGCGGGCCAGGTGCGGCTGGGCGGCGTTCCGGTCGCGTCCCTCGACGAGGCGGCGCTGCGCCGGCGGGTGGCCTGCCTGACCCAGCAGGTGGAGCTGTTCGACGACAGCCTGGCCGCCAACCTGCGCCTGGGCGACCCCGAGGCGAGCGAGGCGCGGCTGTGGCGGGTCCTGTCGATGGTGGCGCTCGCCGACTGGGCGGATGCCCTGCCCGAGGGACTCGACACCCGGGTGGGCGAGGGCGGCCGGCGCGTCTCGGGTGGCCAGGCCCGTCGCCTCGGCCTGGCCCGGCTGCTGCTGAGGGAGCCGGACCTGGTGATCCTGGATGAGCCCTTCGCCGGGCTCGACGCTGCCACCGCGGCTCGTCTGTCGACTCGGCTCGATGCGTGGCTGGCCGGGCGGACCGTCCTCTATCTGGTGCACCAGCTCGGCGAGGCCGTCGACCCGCCCGCCATCGACCGCTGCCTGACCCTGCGCGACGGACGGCTTTGCACGGATGGTCAGGATGTTTCAGGATGA